Genomic DNA from Plutella xylostella chromosome 13, ilPluXylo3.1, whole genome shotgun sequence:
CCGCCTGCTCTCTCACAGTACAGTATTCGCGATAATTCTCATGGACATTATTCGTTAACAATGGAAGACGAGACAAATGGCAGATCTGTAAACACCTGCTTTGTTATTGTGTCTTCAAACTCGCGAACAATCGGTGTCGGCTTACGACAGAGGGTCTTCCAATAAACTCTGCCTTTGCTTAAACTTATTGCTTGAAGATCTTAAAGTTTGGAAGATATTGTGTTTGAGGTGCTTTTGATAATAGTTTGCGTCGCAGTGAATAGTTTTGGAAAATAGTTTCTTATTCAATAACAAAAAGTTTATATAAGATAGAAATCTAAACATATTCAAACTACAGACTTAATACGACACGCTACTGTACAGAATTTACAATCCACCAACGAACGGCAACCCTTTACCAGATTCCATTGTAACTATGAACTACACTGAATGCGGATAAAATCAACCCAAGCAAAACATTTAAACTTTTCTCTACAATTCGAGTGTGCCCTCATTGGTGGATCGCAACAACATCTACGAGAGAACAAGCCGGCGGCATGACACACCATGTTACCCGAGAGCACGAGGCGCCGGCGGCCCGCGCAGCCGCAGcggcgcccccgcgcccgcgcccgccccctcccgcgcctgcgcccgcgccccACCTCGCTCGCTGGtgccgccgcctccgccgaCCGGTCCGCTATCATGTGAGCCTCCAACGCCTCCAGGGTCGACTCCGAACTGGGGAACAACATTCTGATTTAATGGTTAGCGGGTGCTCGAAGGTGGTGGAATGAAGGAGAAGCGATAGAGAGAAGAGATGGATGATCAATGTGTTGCTTGCAAGGATTGTTTTGTATGTTTCACAAAGAAAGCTGAGGTCTTTTTGACCATGCATTAAGAATCAGGGCTCTTACAGGGCGTAGGTCTGGTGTAGAAAGGCTCCAACAACAACACTGTGCTCTGTTAGAGCACTGATAACTTATACTCTTAGATTTAGATGCAGAAAGAAGACTACTATGCTTATAGCATGCTTGGCTACATCTCTCAGTCGCTTCTCCAGTTCTCCAATCTAACCCGGCATACTCACTTGGTGCTGATGGAGCAGTAGTCGGTGAGTTGTTCGAAGGTGCATCCGTGTGTGCAGCACTCGTCCGCTATCCCGGCCACCTGCCGTCGTCTCCGGACCCCGCCCGGTTGCTCTACTACTGAAACCAATGAGGGTAGGGGTTAGGCGCGGCGTCAGAAATTCGGGATAAAATGGGGGTGGTGTACGGATGGAATTgtgataaaatttataacattggATAGTATGGTAGGTATGACTAATAAGTTGTGATCATATCATAACTTTACTATAAAGTTGAGTTTACGAGAACTTTGTAGACGAACTGTATCGGATTACCTACAACTTGCTACAATACTGTAGAGACTAAACGACACCTCAATAGTTCGTAGCTAAAAAGCGATACAAAGTAAGCTCTTTTCTTGCTAAAATTTACGAggggcctttgcccagcaggcATTGGCTGGCTGATTAATTGTTATTACAATTATATCTTCATGCTATGCTAACTTGTTATACAGCTGGTTAAAGGGTCAATATAAAGTATAACTGCTCACATTTGTTTTTGCTTTTGTTACTAGACGTAAACAGGCAGAGGTCAGTTGTTCAAGATAactcaaaattaattaagttaaaagagTCTCGTGTAAAATCGTTGAAATGATAATTATCACATCACAGAGCTTGTGACAATGTCATGACTTGGTTGGACCTAGTCATTATAAGTAAATGCGGACTGGTGGTAGAATTTCTAATCTAGTGTTATGATTAGATACCTAGGTAACCCTATGACCTATCGTCTAAGCTGTGGAAGATTATAGAATCTCATCATTTCTTATATCGATTTGATCGAGTGGAATTCCGTTTTGAAGGTCAATCCACTATCGTAATCCCTCTACTCATGTGAAAAGTTAACTTACCTAAGAGGAATAGTATATGTTAAATGTATGTTTTATCATGCGTACCTACCTGCCTATATCTACAGCTTCCACTGATTGatgcaatatatttatagttttggCGAGGCAAGTCAGTATTATATTTCTCTAGTTGGATGTCGCTTGGTTTTGTTTACATTCTCATCAATTATCTTCATCTCAACTCTCAACCCGACCTTCTGCGATAAAAGATAGTTGCTTTGCGgatattaatgtttttattcaaacaTTATTCATACCTAACTATCGGTGTTGAGGTAAATTTTATAAGCCATTTTCAGAAGAATTTCTAAAAAGTTCACTATCCAATTCTGTCTAAATCAGTATTTTGGCTACTACTTTTGCTTTCCCTTTCTCAACTACTG
This window encodes:
- the LOC105385260 gene encoding insulin-like growth factor isoform X1, whose product is MRVEKAVLTVLAAAVWAGGCQAATSASVRLCGRKLSEMMSRVCHEYNSPSWDDPVVEQPGGVRRRRQVAGIADECCTHGCTFEQLTDYCSISTKMLFPSSESTLEALEAHMIADRSAEAAAPASEVGRGRRRGRGRARARGRRCGCAGRRRLVLSGNMADRVRDVPRAAPVVGTVSPLLTWGRTLHAELPPVDLDRYAYVAVYSRP
- the LOC105385260 gene encoding uncharacterized protein LOC105385260 isoform X2, coding for MRVEKAVLTVLAAAVWAGGCQAATSASVRLCGRKLSEMMSRVCHEYNSPSWDDPVEQPGGVRRRRQVAGIADECCTHGCTFEQLTDYCSISTKMLFPSSESTLEALEAHMIADRSAEAAAPASEVGRGRRRGRGRARARGRRCGCAGRRRLVLSGNMADRVRDVPRAAPVVGTVSPLLTWGRTLHAELPPVDLDRYAYVAVYSRP